In the genome of Phycodurus eques isolate BA_2022a chromosome 22, UOR_Pequ_1.1, whole genome shotgun sequence, the window caaataatcattaacttagaattttatggctgcaacacattccaaaaaagctaggacaggtggcaaaaaagactgagaaagttgaggaatgctcatcaaaaccACAGGTgcacaggttaattgggaacaggtgggtgccatgattgggtataaaaggagcttccctgaattgctcagtcattcaccagCAAAGATTGgttgaggttcacctctttgtgaacaattgtgtgagaaaatagtcgaacagtttaagggcaatgttcctcaatgtacaattgcaaagaatttcgggatttcatcatctacagtccatatcatcatcaaaaggttcagagaatctggagaaaccactgcatgtaagcagcaagaccgaaaaccaacattgaatgcccgtgacctttgatccctccggcggcactgcagcaaaaaacgacatcaatgtgtaaaggatatcaccacatggggtcaggaacacttctgaaaaccaatgtcagtaaatacatccgtaagtgcaacttgaaactcgactatgcaaagcaaaagccatttatcaacaacacccagaaacgcctccggcttctctgggcccgagctcatttcagatggactgatgcaaagtggaaaagtgttccgtggtccgacgagtccacatttcaaattgtttttggaaattgtggacatcgtgccctccgggccaaagaggaaaggaaccatccggactgttatggacgcaaagttcaaaagccagtatctgtgaaggtatgggactgtgttagtgccaatggcatgggtacttacacatttgtgaaggcaccattaatgctgaaaagtacatacaggttttggagaaacatatgctgccatccaagcaatgtctttttcatggacgcccctgcttatttcagcaagacaatgccaaaccacattctgcacgtgttacaacagcgtggcttcgtagtaaaagagtgcaggtactagactggcctgcctgcagtccagacctgtctcccattgaaaatgagtggcgcattacgaagcgtaaaatacgacaacggagaccccagactgttggaCAGCAGAAGCTGTAGATcaatcaagaatgggaaagaattccacctacaaagcttcaacaattagtgtcctcagttgccAAACGTATATTGAATGTcgttaaaaggtgatgtaacatagtggtgaacatgactctgtcccagcttttttggaacatgttgcagccataaaattccaagttaatgattatttgctaaaaacaaagtttatcagtttgaactttaaatatcctgtctttgtcgtgtattaaattaaatataggttgaatatgatttgcaaatcattgtattgtttttatttgtttaacgcaacgtcccaactccattggaattgggttgcatgtatatatgtgtgtgtgtatgactgAATGGGGCAGTACCGACTGTCTCACCGTCTGGGCGTCCTCCATCCGTCCCGCTGTCGTCAGGGGCCGTGTTTGGCTGTGACATTGTCACCAACGAGGGTAAGTTGaattgtgtgcttatttttatgattatagtccacattAACCATTCATTGTTTAAGTTGAGCTTCCCaatgtgattttacatcgtagaagctatcaccccctcagtatgtttgattccttttggcgcatccattcgacatGCCCACAGCGTGTGAGAGCAGAGAGGTGGCCGTTATAATTCAAGTTTTATATACTTTgcgatttgttttattcattcaaatttggcaggctagctaacattactcttctctgtggcgtgtcaaatttacatgtttttttttttttttgcctgcttaGTGTCACTATCAAGGCAATTCTTTTCAATggggggaaaatggatttgagatacaagtaaattgagttactcAACACTTTTTGAATAACAGgatcacatgtactgtacactttGCAGTTTACCACAAAATGTCAATGCTTCTTTACAGACTAGTTCAATCAAgcattaatttatttgatatgaacATCACtaaattattgggaaaaaaagacatgcattactttgtgtattttggcacCAGTGCTAATTCTTAACAGTTGTCCACAGGAGCCTTTTAGAAAAGACAAGGACAacgtcgtcataggctgtttcgtaatCCTTGAATGCTGGCAGCTTGATCCATTCTGAaaatccaccatccacacacattaTTATGAATGTCAGTCCGCGGCGGACAAACATGcgagcgcattggcctgaggttccgcctgtgcgctcgggacctgctttgcaTGGATAAGGCACAAGAGTTGATGAGACCAGCAAAAACCCTTCTGCTGCTTCTGCCAATAAGTAATGGGACTTTTACCCCGTTACAGTGACCTAAACGTTGGTCACTACttttatccattcattcaaAACATTTCTCGTCAGTGTGTCTTCACACGCTTTGAGAAGGAAACACTTTCCAaaactgagaacatttccatttgCGGTTAGTGTGGCGTGTCATATCACCTTCGGACTTTTTAATCATCATCTTCATTCGTGTGAGGAGAGTGTGATGTCATGTCGTCACTATCGGATTGTGGCGCTTAAAGggcgtctgcttgtgatcctccacagtgccccagctttgcagtttttttcacttcggccttgtcgcttgggacattttttttttttttttttaatttaagttgaaagcattttttgtttttttttgggagggtttCCAATGaattaaagacatttaaaaaaaaatttatgggGGAAATGGATTTGATATACAAGCAAATTGAGTTGCCCTCACTGTTTTAGGTGTACTTTATTAAGGATCACAAATACCCTTTCAGTTCACCACCAAAAGTCAAAGTTTCTTTACAGtcttatttcaatcaatcattcactgatttgatattgacatcactaaaacattggacaaaaatGCATGCATTGCTTAAAGGAAGTATGGGTCTTAATGGTCcgtatttcacaaaaaaaaagcgcttttgatgtattttttgctcaagaaaattaaactggcagtcatttcaaataataatacgttttggagcaattggtaaagaACTAATTCACTTTCGAACGCCTCCTTTTCCATCGCCAAAACCGAAAATGAAAAAGCACCGGCATAGCTGGTGTGGGTAAAGAAATGTATCACACTATGAAGTGGCAGTAATTAGTCATATTTCATATATCATAGCTGTCAAACACCGCTTTGTATATTATATTGcatgttatatactgtataattgcATGACATGAATAGCTACTaacccaaaattatgttcaatcacaAATTTAATGTGCTGAAtaattgtgaatttataagAATGTCATCCTTAACGTGATAGAAACACAGCGGGGGAGTGCCACATCCTTACAAGCCTCATGCATGAACCAAATAAAAGCaccgattttattttttatttttccaaacatATTTAACTATCACTATTTTTActcattgtctaaaaaaaatacacctagACTTTAAATATGGATAAAAATTACACCATGGAAAACACAGAAGTTCAATGAGAAAATGTAATTGGCAACTGCTCGTTATGTGTCAGGCTGACGTCCAAAATATGGGCTGGctaaaatctggctgaaaaccAAACATTTAATCAGAAAATGATTCTAAAATGACGACTGAGTCTATTTTGGAGGGCTTTTTTTCTGAAGACATCACTTATGAGTTCTCACCATTAACTAGTCTCTAaagtattttggcaccagtgCTAATTCTCAATATTTGCCTGTTGGAGGCTTTTATGGACAACAATGGACAACAATAAGATACAATAAATGCTGGTATACAGAATACAAGAATGTAGATTCTTGTAAGTCAGTAGCAtagtcattacttttttttttttttttaaacatttccattaaaagcttcttgatcactgctATTCTCACCCGCACACTCGTGCTGCTTTACCCAATCcttacgagagaatctttgaccacaaactgagcaggaaaaaggtttctcaccagtgtggttTCTGGTGTGTAATTTTAAGctttccttcacagagaatctttgaccacaaactgagcaggaaaagggtttctcaccattgtgggttcttgtgtgttgtgttaagTTTTCCTtccgagtgaatctttgaccacaagctgagcaggcaaaaggtttctcaccagtgtgtgttcttgtgtgtatttttaaatctttcTTCTGAGTGAACCTTTTACAACAAACtgagcaagaaaaaggtttttcaccagtgtgggttcttgtgtgtaattttaagcTTTCATtccgagtgaatctttgaccacaaactgtgcaggaaaaaggtttctcaccagtgtgtgttcttgcgtgtaattttaagctttccttcacagagaatctttgaccacaaactgtgcagcaaaaaggtttctctccagtgtgtgttcttgtgtgtttttttaagtgtcccctctgagtgaatctttgaccacaaactgtgcaggaaaaaggtttctcaccagtgtgtgttcttgtgtgtaattttaagctttccttcacagagaatctttgaccacaaactgtgcaggaaaaaggtttctctccagtgtgcgttcttgtgtgtaatttgAAGCTTTGCTTcagagagaatctttgaccacaaaatgagcaggaaaaaggtttctctccagtgtgtagtCTCATGTGGTGTTTCAAAGTCTTCTTAGTcgcaaatgttttcccacactgagaacatttccgttgtttgttttcagtgtgacatgtcatatcaccttcagactgtccatcatcatcatcatcatcatcagtgtgaggagagtgtgtcatgtgttgacttgagcttcTGCTTGAAGGCTCcgcccctctgctctcctcactttgatCTTCagcttcactcttcaaagggacaccagtcgatggaaacatggtgatatcctcctccttctcttccTGTTTGATGTGGGGGTgcacttcttcctcctcttttttcATCAGAATGGgctcctctttgatgtggtggACCTCTTTGTCCTCCACTTCACCTTTCATGTgagggggctctggctcctgccGCTCAGTACAAAGATATTCAGTGATGTCTACAACACACAAGACAAACACATGGTTTCGTAAATCTTTTCTAATGTGACTTTAATGTTGTGTATTATGGTTTAGATTAATATTTAAGGTTAATGTGAAAGCCAGATGAGTTTGATATATTGGAAATAATCAAATTGAgcaggtcaacaacaacaaaatgtgaaagCGTAAAATCATAAAGTTCATAAAAACAAGTATCACCAAAGGGAATACAGTGGATCCCTGCATACTCCCAGTTtggcatttgcaattttttctgtatagtttttttttttatgcaacaGTGGAATCTTGTAAACATAATTTCCACAGCAGTGAATAATCaaaattatttccccccccccccatcaaatTTTACATTCATCCCAACATCGCCACTCAAAAGGTTTATGAGGGATAATGTATGATTGCTGCACCTATTTTTAGCTTATGAACCCTTTATTCAACGTGCTTTTATGGAATGTAATTTTGTAAATGTGTAACTACCTCACATTTTTACAGTTTGCTCTGTTTGTattagcttttattttgctttcaaaGAGCCCCTCTTTGCATAATTTTAGGTGACATATTGACAACTttgtaaacatatatatatatatatatatatatatatatatatatatatataaatacacacaatacgtatatatatatatacatatatatacgtatatatatatatacatatatatatatatacacacatatatatatacacacatatatatacatatacacatatatatatacatatacacatatatatatatatacacacatatatatacacacacacatatatatatatatacacatatatatacacacacacacatatatatatatatatatacacatatatatacacacacacacatatatatatatacacatatatatatatatatatatacgtatatatatacgtatatacacaatacgtatatacatatacatatatatacgtatatacaatacgtatatatatacatatatacaatacatatatatatatatatacacacatatatatatatatacatatacgtatgtACGTACgtgcatatgtatatatatatatatatatatatatatatatatatatatatatgtgtgtatgtatatatatacgtacgtaCGCACatacgtacgcacgcacgcacgcacgtacgcacgcacgcacatacgtacgcacgcacgcacgcacgcacatacgtacgcacgcacgcacgcacgcacatacgcacgcacgcacatacgtacgcacgcacgcacgcacgcacatacgtacgtatgtgcgtgcgtacgtatgtgcgtgcgtgcgtacgtatgtgcgtgcgtgcgtgcgtacgtatGTGCGTGcgcacgtacgcacgcacgcacgcacgcacatacgtacgcacgcacgcacgcacatacgtacgcacgcacgcacgcacatacgtacgcacgcacatacgtacgcacgcacatacgtacgcgcgtgcgtgcgtacgtgcgtgcgtgcgtacgtacATACGCGCATATACGTGCATACGCACGTGCATACGCACGTGTATATActtacgtgtatatatacatacgtgtatatgtaaacatatatacatatacacgtaAACATATACACGTAACACGtaaacatatgtatatatacacgtacgtgtatatatacacacatccatccatcttctaccgcttatccgaggtcgggtcgcgggggcagtcgctttagcagggacgcccagacttccctttccccagccacttcatccagctcttacaTACGtagagcccggataccctgtggagcaaactcattttggccgcttgtatccgggatcttgttctttcggtcacgacccacagctcgtgaccataggtgagggtaggaacgtagatcgaccggtaaatcgagagcttcgcctttcggcttagctccttctttgccacaacggatcgatacaaagtccgcatcactgcagacgctgcaccgatccgcctgtcgatctcccgttccattcttccctcactcgtgaacaagaccccaagatgcttgaactcctccacttggggcaggatctcatccccgacctggagaggccacccttttccgactgaggaccacggtctcagattttgaggtgctgattctcatcccagccgcttcacactcggctgcgaactcctccagtgagagttggaggtcacggcttgatgaacgTACGCACCTGCGTACGCACCTGCGTAcgcacctatggtcacgacccacagctcgtgagcataggtgagggtaggaacgtagatcgaccggtacatcgagagcttcgcctttcggcttagctccttctttgccacaacggatcgatacaaagtccgcatcactgcagacgctgcaccgatccgcctgtcgatcacccgttccattcttccctcactcgtgaacaagaccccaagatgcttgaactcctccacttggggcaggatctcatccccgacctggagagggcacccttttccgactgaggaccactgtctcagattttgaggtgctgattctcatcccagccgcttcacactcggctgcgaactcctccagtgagagttggaggtcacggcttgatgaagccaacagaacctcaccattggtgtccaccaacgggttcggggattcccgccacgacaggcacct includes:
- the LOC133397329 gene encoding zinc finger protein OZF-like, with translation MCARTTAKCQKELSGTKEEDEPRRQLVDAVRMQPRVVLHRADITEYLCTERQEPEPPHMKGEVEDKEVHHIKEEPILMKKEEEEVHPHIKQEEKEEDITMFPSTGVPLKSEAEDQSEESRGAEPSSRSSSQHMTHSPHTDDDDDDDGQSEGDMTCHTENKQRKCSQCGKTFATKKTLKHHMRLHTGEKPFSCSFCGQRFSLKQSFKLHTRTHTGEKPFSCTVCGQRFSVKESLKLHTRTHTGEKPFSCTVCGQRFTQRGHLKKHTRTHTGEKPFCCTVCGQRFSVKESLKLHARTHTGEKPFSCTVCGQRFTRNESLKLHTRTHTGEKPFSCSVCCKRFTQKKDLKIHTRTHTGEKPFACSACGQRFTRKENLTQHTRTHNGEKPFSCSVCGQRFSVKESLKLHTRNHTGEKPFSCSVCGQRFSRKDWVKQHECAGENSSDQEAFNGNV